Proteins from a genomic interval of Diospyros lotus cultivar Yz01 chromosome 6, ASM1463336v1, whole genome shotgun sequence:
- the LOC127803929 gene encoding cytochrome P450 71AU50-like: protein MGWSWEIALAVAVLALSCLLQAAAWLRKNKNGRLPPGPRGLPLVGHFHLLGKLPHQDLHQLAKKHGPIMYLRFGFVKNIVVSSPEAAEQFLKTHDLVFASRPPHEASKYISYGQRNLSFAPYGPYWRNMRKLCILQLLSANKIASFQSVRKEELDILVGKVKQQAARECVAVDLSAMVSSTTADISCRMVIGKKYEEEELNREKGLIAVVKEGMKLGAIPNIGDYYPYVGKLDLQGLTRRMKAVSQVFDRLLENIINEHVQDTGRGQNKDFLDILLAFMESEQADFRIDRRHVKAVILDMLIGSMDTSATAVEWILSELLRHPRVMKKVQDELQQLVGMERMVEESDIDKLDYLDMVVKEALRLHPIVPLMVPHEATQDCVVSGYHIPRKTRLTINVWAIGRDPNAWTDPEKFLPERFEGSNIDLRGQDFQLLPFGAGRRGCPGLQLGLLMTTLVVAQLVHCFDWELPNGMLPMDLDMTEELSLATTRAKHLLAIPSFRLHK, encoded by the exons ATGGGTTGGTCATGGGAAATAGCTCTTGCAGTGGCAGTGCTTGCACTTTCTTGTCTCCTGCAAGCAGCAGCCTGGTTGAGGAAGAACAAGAATGGGAGATTACCTCCTGGTCCAAGAGGTCTCCCACTTGTGGGTCACTTTCACTTGTTGGGGAAGCTTCCGCACCAGGATCTGCACCAGCTAGCCAAGAAACATGGCCCCATCATGTACTTGCGCTTCGGCTTCGTCAAAAACATCGTCGTTTCGTCGCCCGAAGCAGCCGAGCAGTTCCTCAAGACCCACGATCTGGTCTTCGCCAGCAGGCCGCCTCACGAGGCATCCAAGTACATATCTTACGGGCAAAGGAACTTGTCCTTCGCCCCGTACGGGCCTTACTGGCGGAACATGCGAAAGCTCTGCATCCTTCAGTTGCTTAGCGCCAACAAGATCGCTTCTTTCCAGTCCGTGAGGAAGGAGGAGCTTGACATTTTGGTCGGCAAGGTCAAGCAGCAGGCGGCTCGGGAGTGTGTGGCGGTGGATCTGAGCGCTATGGTTTCATCCACGACCGCCGACATTAGTTGTCGGATGGTGATCGGGAAGAAGTACGAGGAGGAAGAGTTGAACAGAGAGAAAGGGTTGATAGCGGTGGTGAAAGAGGGGATGAAGCTGGGGGCAATTCCTAACATCGGAGACTACTACCCCTACGTTGGAAAGCTTGATCTGCAAGGGCTAACTCGGCGAATGAAGGCTGTGAGTCAGGTGTTTGATCGACTCTTAGAGAATATCATCAACGAGCATGTTCAGGACACGGGTCGAGGCCAGAACAAGGACTTTCTTGACATCTTATTGGCTTTCATGGAATCTGAACAAGCTGACTTCCGGATAGATCGCCGCCATGTCAAAGCGGTGATACTG GACATGCTTATAGGATCCATGGACACTTCGGCAACAGCAGTAGAGTGGATTCTTTCTGAACTTCTGAGGCATCCACGAGTGATGAAGAAGGTCCAAGATGAGCTTCAACAATTGGTGGGGATGGAGAGAATGGTGGAGGAATCGGATATAGACAAGCTGGACTACTTGGACATGGTGGTGAAGGAAGCCTTGAGGCTGCACCCAATAGTGCCATTGATGGTTCCTCATGAAGCCACCCAGGACTGCGTCGTCAGTGGCTACCACATACCGCGAAAAACCCGACTCACCATCAACGTATGGGCGATTGGCAGAGACCCAAATGCGTGGACCGACCCGGAGAAGTTTTTGCCCGAGAGATTTGAGGGGAGTAATATCGATCTTCGAGGCCAAGACTTCCAGTTGCTGCCTTTTGGGGCTGGTCGGAGAGGCTGCCCGGGGTTGCAGTTGGGGTTGCTGATGACGACGCTAGTGGTGGCGCAGTTGGTCCATTGCTTTGATTGGGAGTTGCCTAATGGCATGCTGCCCATGGACCTGGACATGACTGAGGAGCTTAGTCTGGCTACGACGAGGGCTAAGCATCTCCTGGCTATTCCTAGTTTTCGCCTTCACAAATGA
- the LOC127803931 gene encoding uncharacterized protein LOC127803931, giving the protein MGFSSPTSTRQPIQVQNRVCLKSINDPTQIVAKGIVWSIDPSTEVGGSRLRPNWCEVHIQVAVEWDEELIRRYGMFKTIGDALGAHVAWPLFLVERDESDD; this is encoded by the exons ATGGGTTTTTCTTCACCAACTTCAACTCGCCAACCAATTCAA GTTCAAAATAGAGTTTGtttgaaaagtataaatgaCCCAACTCAAATTGTAGCAAAGGGAATTGTCTGGAGTATTGATCCATCCACAGAAGTTGGTGGATCACGACTAAGACCTAATTGGTGTGAGGTACATATTCAAGTGGCAGTAGAGTGGGATGAAGAATTGATAAGAAGATATGGAATGTTCAAAACCATTGGAGATGCCCTTGGAGCACATGTTGCATGGCCATTGTTCTTG GTTGAACGTGATGAAAGTGATGATTAG